GTATAAGATCGTTGGTTCCTTCCTGGTTTTGGTTACTAAGGATCAGGCACTTCAGGAACTTAAGGATAGGAAGGAATTGCTTGAGCTTCATATAAAGACGCTGTCAAGGCAGGAGAGCATGTTAATGAAGCAAATTGAGGACCTAAGAACCCAGATAAATGAAGCCTTGGCAAAGTTACAGGGTGGGGCTGGTGAAGTTGCGAAGGGTGGTGGTTAAAGGTAATGAGTAATTACGAGATACTTAATGACATAGCTAATGTGATTGCGGAGGAGATATATAGGTATTTAATGCATAGGCTTCCTGAAAAATTGCTTGAGGATTTCGTTATTAACGTGGGATTTACAAACCTCGCGAATTACAACCTTGAAATAAGTATTGAAGCAATGACGAACCCATTATTAAAGGGTCTTGATAGTATAATAAATGATGCTGTTGAGTTTGGATTTAAAATAGCTGATTACCTAATGGATAAGTTCAAGGGGGGTGAATTGATTGGTTTATCAACTGGAGAAATTGAGAGAATTGCTGAGGAATACGCAAAAAATCTGTATAGTAACACATAGGCATGCAGACCTAGATGCATATGCATGTGGAGTGGCTGTTAAGGAATTAATTACTAAATTAGGCCGTGATGCATATATAGTGATTCCTGAGGGTTTGTCCCATGATGTCAAATCATTCATTAGTAAACTTAGCATTAGTTATCAAGGCCTAAGCAATTGCAGTGATGGATCAGATATGGTGATCTTGGTTGATGTTAGTACATACGCCCAATTAAATGAGTTTAGGGATATCATAGGCAATAAACCAATAGTCGTGATTGATCACCATGAGGTACATAACATTACACCCACATTAGCGATAATTAATTCAAGCGCTACGAGTTGCTCTGAGATAGTTGCACAAGTACTTAAGGAGTTAGATATTGAGCCAAGCAATGAGGTTGCCACCTTGCTCATTGGTGGAATCCTAAGTGATAGTGGTAGGTTAAGCAGAGCTAGACCTGAAACCTTTGAGGTTATGGCATGGTTACTTAGACTATCGGGTAGGAATTATCGAGATATAATCAATGCCATGTCTGAGGAAATGACCTTTCCAGAGAGGATGGCTATAGTTAAGGGATTACTAAGGATGAGGGTGTATAGGATTAATGATTACATCGTTTGCTTAAGTAATGTGAACGCGTATGAATCATCGCTCGCTGATACCATGATTAGGGCAGGTTGTGACATAGCATTGGTGGCCTCAGAACATGACGAAGAGATTAGATTATTCGGTAGAGGTAGTAAGAGAATTGCCGAGAAGATATCACTTGCCGAGGTATTTAGTGATTTAGCGCGATACTTCAATGGTGAGGGGGGTGGTCATGTATTAGCGGCTGCCCTAAGTACCAGGGCTAGAGTTGACACAGCCACATTATTAATAAAGGCCCTAAGTAATATTGAGCAGAAGTTCGGTATTAAGTCCTCAAGGATAAGTGAATAATTTTAACATAGGTAAGTTTTCATTTATAGTGGGGATTTTACTAGGTTCTCAACCTTAATTCCATGTTGATCCTATTAATGATATATGATGACTTACTATATTGATGAATTTCATATTGCGAATTTGCATCCGTAATTACACTATTAACGCTTATTGCACTAACATTTATATCGCTCATTATACTGTTCATCTGCGTAATTATTTCATTATTAATCACTCGTAATGCACACCATGAAACCTCACTTACCTGTGATTGATAAATCGGTGATAAGTATTGTTCAGGAGTTATTGGTATGATGGATTCATTGAAGAGATCATACGCCTGTAAATA
This is a stretch of genomic DNA from Vulcanisaeta moutnovskia 768-28. It encodes these proteins:
- a CDS encoding prefoldin subunit beta, which codes for MSSLPPSLQSDLEKLQALQDQLNSVRVRKQQFESELKEVEKAISEIEKISTESKVYKIVGSFLVLVTKDQALQELKDRKELLELHIKTLSRQESMLMKQIEDLRTQINEALAKLQGGAGEVAKGGG
- a CDS encoding DUF3194 domain-containing protein → MSNYEILNDIANVIAEEIYRYLMHRLPEKLLEDFVINVGFTNLANYNLEISIEAMTNPLLKGLDSIINDAVEFGFKIADYLMDKFKGGELIGLSTGEIERIAEEYAKNLYSNT
- a CDS encoding DHH family phosphoesterase codes for the protein MVYQLEKLRELLRNTQKICIVTHRHADLDAYACGVAVKELITKLGRDAYIVIPEGLSHDVKSFISKLSISYQGLSNCSDGSDMVILVDVSTYAQLNEFRDIIGNKPIVVIDHHEVHNITPTLAIINSSATSCSEIVAQVLKELDIEPSNEVATLLIGGILSDSGRLSRARPETFEVMAWLLRLSGRNYRDIINAMSEEMTFPERMAIVKGLLRMRVYRINDYIVCLSNVNAYESSLADTMIRAGCDIALVASEHDEEIRLFGRGSKRIAEKISLAEVFSDLARYFNGEGGGHVLAAALSTRARVDTATLLIKALSNIEQKFGIKSSRISE